A single window of Vigna radiata var. radiata cultivar VC1973A chromosome 4, Vradiata_ver6, whole genome shotgun sequence DNA harbors:
- the LOC106759428 gene encoding uncharacterized protein LOC106759428 isoform X1 has product MSYQHKSFWMPRDAGCMAEENVGYENSSRIEPKRSHQWFMDTGEPEIFSNKKQAVEDVSGRPISGVSHVNVSQWDTNSGFHCVTGQFSDRLFGSDLARTVNLVDKNVPSIVSGNINMGRKEFEHQYGNDPSVGLSISHSIADPSSCLNFGGIRKVKVNQVRDSDNCMPSASMGHSYSREDDSTISVGAGYSKNDGSISLGPTYNNRSDNTIGMGTRISSKTDDNLLSVAHNFNKGDGGFMLMGHNYGKGDDSILSMGQPFDKGDGNFISMGQSYEKEDGNLISLGTSYSKGHEGFISIGPTYGKSGENFITVAPYDKGTDHLISMGSTYDKVDSNIASTVPSYDRGDSSSLPVGQNHHKGQSSTISFGGFHDDPEANPSGGIISGYDLLIGNQNSAQGLDGQNDLTETNTESLVNSIPKLNTKNDIVVKNKEPKTTTKKAPTNNFPSNVKSLLSTGIFDGVQVKYVSWSREKSLKGIIKGTGYLCSCDDCKQSKALNAYEFERHAGAKTKHPNNHIYFENGKTIYAVVQELKNTPQEMLFDAIQNVTGSTINQKNFRGWKASYQAATRELQRIYGKDEVIIPS; this is encoded by the exons ATG TCCTACCAGCATAAAAGTTTTTGGATGCCACGAGATGCTGGCTGCATGGCTGAAGAAAATGTGGGATATGAAAATTCTTCCAGAATTGAACCCAAACGTAGTCATCAGTGGTTTATGGATACAGGTGAACCTGAAATATTCAGCAACAAGAAACAGGCTGTTGAAGATGTCAGTGGTAGGCCAATTTCAGGAGTTTCACATGTGAATGTTTCCCAATGGGACACCAATTCAGGATTTCACTGTGTCACTGGTCAATTTTCTGACCGTCTTTTTGGATCTGATCTTGCTAGGACAGTGAATTTGGTTGATAAGAATGTGCCATCTATTGTAAGTGGAAATATAAACATGGGAAGGAAGGAATTTGAGCATCAATATGGTAATGATCCTTCAGTGGGATTGTCAATATCTCATTCCATTGCGGACCCTTCATCATGTCTCAATTTTGGTGGCATCAGAAAAGTTAAAGTTAATCAAGTTAGAGATTCTGACAATTGCATGCCTTCTGCATCCATGGGGCACTCCTATAGCAGGGAAGATGATAGTACAATTTCAGTAGGTGCTGGCTACAGTAAGAATGATGGCAGTATTTCGTTGGGTCCTACTTATAACAATAGAAGTGACAACACCATTGGTATGGGGACCAGAATAAGTAGCAAGACTGATGACAATCTTCTTTCAGTGGCTCACAACTTCAATAAAGGGGATGGGGGTTTCATGCTGATGGGCCACAATTATGGAAAGGGAGATGATAGCATCTTATCAATGGGTCAGCCCTTTGACAAGGGAGATGGAAATTTCATATCAATGGGTCAATCATATGAGAAAGAAGATGGGAATCTAATATCTCTGGGCACCTCATATTCCAAGGGGCATGAGGgttttatatcaattggtccAACCTATGGTAAATCAGGAGAGAATTTCATTACTGTTGCTCCTTATGACAAGGGTACTGATCATTTAATATCAATGGGTTCAACATATGATAAGGTGGATTCAAATATTGCATCAACAGTTCCATCATACGACAGAGGAGATTCCAGTTCTTTACCTGTGGGTCAAAATCACCATAAGGGTCAGAGCAGTACCATATCTTTTGGAGGTTTTCATGATGACCCTGAAGCAAATCCCTCTGGTGGAATAATTAGTGGCTATGATCTGTTGATAGGAAACCAAAACTCAGCTCAAGGTTTGGATGGTCAGAATGATCTGACTGAAACAAACACTGAATCACTTGTAAATAGCATTCCAAAACTTAATACTAAAAATGATATTGTTGTTAAGAACAAAGAGCCTAAGACAACAACCAAGAAGGCTCCTACGAACAACTTCCCTTCAAATGTCAAAAGTTTGCTGTCAACCGGTATATTTGATGGTGTCCAGGTGAAATATGTTTCATGGTCACGGGAG AAAAGTCTTAAAGGAATCATAAAAGGAACTGGGTATTTGTGTTCATGTGATGACTGCAAGCAGTCAAAG GCTCTTAATGCATATGAGTTTGAGCGTCATGCTGGTGCCAAGACAAAACACCCCAATAATCACATATACTTCGAGAATGGAAAAACCATCTATGCTGTTGTTCAAGAACTGAAAAATACTCCTCAGGAGATGCTTTTTGATGCAATTCAAAATGTGACTGGCTCTACCATCAACCAAAAGAACTTTCGAGGATGGAAAG CATCATACCAAGCTGCTACTCGGGAGCTTCAACGTATTTATGGAAAGGATGAAGTGATAATTCCATCTTGA
- the LOC106758970 gene encoding zinc finger protein ZAT11 gives MKREREVDSLTMANCLMLLSRGGEFEATYSSSSMSNRVFECKTCNRQFPSFQALGGHRASHKKPRLMPGDNSEGQLLHDSPPKPKTHECSICGLEFAIGQALGGHMRRHRAANLNGNLHNSTTVSSSSGGSSSIDSSTKNKVPNKRVLVLDLNLTPFENDLEILKIGKPTALVDYLY, from the coding sequence atgaagagagaaagagaggttgATAGTTTAACCATGGCGAATTGTCTGATGTTGCTTTCTCGTGGCGGTGAATTTGAGGCGACATACTCAAGCTCTTCTATGAGCAACCGTGTGTTTGAGTGCAAGACATGCAATAGGCAGTTTCCTTCGTTTCAAGCACTTGGTGGGCATAGGGCCAGTCACAAGAAACCTAGGTTGATGCCAGGAGATAACAGTGAAGGCCAATTGCTTCATGATTCACCGCCAAAGCCTAAGACTCATGAGTGCTCGATTTGTGGATTGGAGTTTGCTATAGGCCAAGCCTTGGGAGGTCACATGAGGAGACACAGAGCTGCAAATTTGAACGGAAACCTGCATAATTCAACCACTGTCAGCAGTAGCAGTGGTGGTAGCAGCAGCATCGATTCTTCAACCAAGAACAAAGTTCCCAACAAGAGAGTTTTGGTTTTGGATTTGAATTTGACACCCTTTGAGAATGATTTGGAGATTTTGAAGATAGGAAAACCAACTGCTTTGGTTGATTATTTGTATTAG
- the LOC106759428 gene encoding uncharacterized protein LOC106759428 isoform X2, with amino-acid sequence MSYQHKSFWMPRDAGCMAEENVGYENSSRIEPKRSHQWFMDTGEPEIFSNKKQAVEDVSGRPISGVSHVNVSQWDTNSGFHCVTGQFSDRLFGSDLARTVNLVDKNVPSIVSGNINMGRKEFEHQYGNDPSVGLSISHSIADPSSCLNFGGIRKVKVNQVRDSDNCMPSASMGHSYSREDDSTISVGAGYSKNDGSISLGPTYNNRSDNTIGMGTRISSKTDDNLLSVAHNFNKGDGGFMLMGHNYGKGDDSILSMGQPFDKGDGNFISMGQSYEKEDGNLISLGTSYSKGHEGFISIGPTYGKSGENFITVAPYDKGTDHLISMGSTYDKVDSNIASTVPSYDRGDSSSLPVGQNHHKGQSSTISFGGFHDDPEANPSGGIISGYDLLIGNQNSAQGLDGQNDLTETNTESLVNSIPKLNTKNDIVVKNKEPKTTTKKAPTNNFPSNVKSLLSTGIFDGVQFQEYAWQKSLKGIIKGTGYLCSCDDCKQSKALNAYEFERHAGAKTKHPNNHIYFENGKTIYAVVQELKNTPQEMLFDAIQNVTGSTINQKNFRGWKASYQAATRELQRIYGKDEVIIPS; translated from the exons ATG TCCTACCAGCATAAAAGTTTTTGGATGCCACGAGATGCTGGCTGCATGGCTGAAGAAAATGTGGGATATGAAAATTCTTCCAGAATTGAACCCAAACGTAGTCATCAGTGGTTTATGGATACAGGTGAACCTGAAATATTCAGCAACAAGAAACAGGCTGTTGAAGATGTCAGTGGTAGGCCAATTTCAGGAGTTTCACATGTGAATGTTTCCCAATGGGACACCAATTCAGGATTTCACTGTGTCACTGGTCAATTTTCTGACCGTCTTTTTGGATCTGATCTTGCTAGGACAGTGAATTTGGTTGATAAGAATGTGCCATCTATTGTAAGTGGAAATATAAACATGGGAAGGAAGGAATTTGAGCATCAATATGGTAATGATCCTTCAGTGGGATTGTCAATATCTCATTCCATTGCGGACCCTTCATCATGTCTCAATTTTGGTGGCATCAGAAAAGTTAAAGTTAATCAAGTTAGAGATTCTGACAATTGCATGCCTTCTGCATCCATGGGGCACTCCTATAGCAGGGAAGATGATAGTACAATTTCAGTAGGTGCTGGCTACAGTAAGAATGATGGCAGTATTTCGTTGGGTCCTACTTATAACAATAGAAGTGACAACACCATTGGTATGGGGACCAGAATAAGTAGCAAGACTGATGACAATCTTCTTTCAGTGGCTCACAACTTCAATAAAGGGGATGGGGGTTTCATGCTGATGGGCCACAATTATGGAAAGGGAGATGATAGCATCTTATCAATGGGTCAGCCCTTTGACAAGGGAGATGGAAATTTCATATCAATGGGTCAATCATATGAGAAAGAAGATGGGAATCTAATATCTCTGGGCACCTCATATTCCAAGGGGCATGAGGgttttatatcaattggtccAACCTATGGTAAATCAGGAGAGAATTTCATTACTGTTGCTCCTTATGACAAGGGTACTGATCATTTAATATCAATGGGTTCAACATATGATAAGGTGGATTCAAATATTGCATCAACAGTTCCATCATACGACAGAGGAGATTCCAGTTCTTTACCTGTGGGTCAAAATCACCATAAGGGTCAGAGCAGTACCATATCTTTTGGAGGTTTTCATGATGACCCTGAAGCAAATCCCTCTGGTGGAATAATTAGTGGCTATGATCTGTTGATAGGAAACCAAAACTCAGCTCAAGGTTTGGATGGTCAGAATGATCTGACTGAAACAAACACTGAATCACTTGTAAATAGCATTCCAAAACTTAATACTAAAAATGATATTGTTGTTAAGAACAAAGAGCCTAAGACAACAACCAAGAAGGCTCCTACGAACAACTTCCCTTCAAATGTCAAAAGTTTGCTGTCAACCGGTATATTTGATGGTGTCCAG TTTCAAGAATATGCTTGGCAGAAAAGTCTTAAAGGAATCATAAAAGGAACTGGGTATTTGTGTTCATGTGATGACTGCAAGCAGTCAAAG GCTCTTAATGCATATGAGTTTGAGCGTCATGCTGGTGCCAAGACAAAACACCCCAATAATCACATATACTTCGAGAATGGAAAAACCATCTATGCTGTTGTTCAAGAACTGAAAAATACTCCTCAGGAGATGCTTTTTGATGCAATTCAAAATGTGACTGGCTCTACCATCAACCAAAAGAACTTTCGAGGATGGAAAG CATCATACCAAGCTGCTACTCGGGAGCTTCAACGTATTTATGGAAAGGATGAAGTGATAATTCCATCTTGA
- the LOC106759201 gene encoding 2-oxoglutarate dehydrogenase, mitochondrial has protein sequence MAWFRAGTSLAKHAIRRTLSKGGSTYLVSRARVLPSSSTSSHGRSFHSTVFKSKAQAAPIPRAVPLSKLTDSFLDGTSSVYLEELQRAWEADPNSVDESWDNFFRNFVGQASTSPGISGQTIQESMRLLLLVRAYQVNGHMKAKLDPLNLETREIPEDLDPALYGFTEADLDREFFLGVWRMAGFLSENRPVQTLRSILTRLEQAYCGSIGYEYMHIADRHKCNWLRDKIETPTHTQFNRERREAIFDRLAWSSLFENFLATKWTSAKRFGLEGGETLIPGMKEMFDRASDLGVESIVIGMAHRGRLNVLGNVVRKPLRQIFCEFSGGLQPEGEVGLYTGTGDVKYHLGTSYDRPTRGGKRIHLSLVANPSHLEAVNPLVVGKTRAKQYYSNDLDRTKNMGVLIHGDGSFAGQGVVYETLHLSALPNYTTGGTIHIVFNNQVAFTTDPTSGRSSQYCTDVAKALNAPIFHVNGDDVEAVVHACELAAEWRQTFHSDVVVDLVCYRRFGHNEIDEPSFTQPKMYKVIRSHPSTLEIYEKKLLESGELSQEEIDKIHKKVTSILNEEFLASKEYIPKRRDWLSAYWLGFKSPEQLSRIRNTGVKPEILKNVGKAITTIPENFTPHKAVKRIYEQRAQMIETGEDIDWGFAEALAYATLLIEGNHVRLSGQDVERGTFSHRHAVVHDQKTGDKYCPLDHVIMNQDEEMFTVSNSSLSEFGVLGFELGYSMENPNSLIIWEAQFGDFANGAHVIFDNFLASGEAKWLRQTGLVVLLPHGYDGQGPEHSSARLERFLQMADDNPHVIPEMDPTLRKQIQECNLQIVNVTTPANFFHVLRRQVHREFRKPLIVMSPKNLLRSKVCRSNLSEFDDVQGHPGFDKQGTRFKRLIKDQNYHSDVEEGIRRLVLCSGKVYYELDEHRTKVEAKDVAICRVEQLCPFPYDLVQRELKRYPNAEVVWCQEEPMNMGGYTYILPRLVSSMKAVNRGGYDDVKYVGRAPSAATATGFLKVHQKEQTEIAEKALQQEPIDFPY, from the exons CTGGAACAAGCTTAGCAAAACATGCAATTAGGAGAACCCTTTCGAAGGGTGGATCCACATATCTTGTATCAAGGGCAAGGGTCCTTCCATCGTCGTCAACATCATCACATGGCAGAAGCTTCCACAGTACGGTTTTCAAATCAAAGGCACAAGCTGCACCCATTCCACGAGCGGTTCCTCTTTCGAAGTTAACTGATAGTTTCTTAGATGGCACAAGCAGTGTGTATTTGGAAGAGCTTCAAAGGGCCTGGGAGGCTGACCCCAATAGTGTTGATGAGTCCTGGGATAATTTCTTCAGGAACTTTGTGGGGCAAGCCTCAACCTCACCTGGGATTTCTGGTCAGACAATTCAGGAGAGTATGAGATTGTTGTTGCTGGTGAGGGCGTACCAAGTTAATGGCCACATGAAGGCCAAGCTGGATCCCTTGAATCTGGAAACAAGGGAAATTCCTGAGGATTTGGACCCTGCACTCTATGGCTTCACTGAGGCTGATCTTGATAGAGAATTCTTCTTGGGGGTGTGGAGGATGGCTGGTTTCTTGTCCGAGAACCGCCCCGTGCAAACCCTTAGATCCATTTTGACAAGGCTTGAACAAGCATATTGTGGAAGCATTGGATATGAGTATATGCACATTGCAGATCGTCATAAGTGTAATTGGCTTAGGGACAAGATTGAAACCCCCACCCATACACAGTTTAATAGGGAGAGGCGCGAGGCTATCTTTGATAGGCTTGCTTGGAGCTCTCTGTTTGAGAACTTCTTGGCCACCAAGTGGACCTCTGCAAAGAGGTTTGGACTTGAGGGTGGAGAGACTCTTATTCCTGGAATGAAGGAAATGTTTGATAGAGCATCTGATCTTGGGGTAGAGAGCATAGTTATTGGTATGGCACATAGGGGGAGGCTGAATGTTTTGGGAAATGTGGTTAGGAAGCCGCTGAGACAGATTTTCTGCGAATTCAGCGGTGGTCTTCAGCCTGAGGGTGAAGTTGGACTGTACACTGGAACTGGTGATGTTAAGTATCACTTGGGGACTTCGTACGATCGGCCTACTCGGGGTGGCAAGAGGATTCATTTGTCTTTGGTGGCAAATCCTAGTCACTTGGAAGCAGTGAACCCACTTGTTGTTGGAAAAACTCGAGCGAAGCAGTATTACTCAAATGATTTGGATAGAACCAAGAACATGGGTGTGTTGATTCATGGAGATGGAAGTTTTGCTGGACAGGGTGTGGTCTATGAAACTCTGCATTTAAGTGCTCTTCCAAATTACACCACTGGTGGGACTATTCACATTGTGTTTAACAACCAGGTTGCATTTACAACTGATCCAACGTCTGGCAGGTCTTCACAGTATTGCACTGATGTTGCCAAAGCCTTAAATGCTCCCATCTTTCATGTGAATGGTGATGATGTGGAAGCAGTTGTTCATGCCTGTGAACTTGCTGCTGAGTGGCGCCAGACTTTCCACTCTGATGTGGTTGTCGACTTGGTGTGTTATCGTCGATTTGGCCACAATGAGATTGATGAACCATCATTCACTCAGCCTAAGATGTACAAG GTAATCCGGAGCCATCCATCAACTCTTGAGATCTATGAGAAGAAGCTTTTGGAATCAGGGGAGCTGTCGCAAGAAGAAATTGATAAGATACACAAGAAGGTCACATCCATTCTAAATGAAGAATTTTTGGCTAGCAAAGAATACATTCCAAAAAGAAGAGATTGGCTTTCAGCATATTGGCTTGGTTTCAAGTCCCCTGAACAGCTTTCACGTATCCGAAACACTGG TGTGAAACCAGAGATCTTGAAAAATGTTGGGAAAGCAATCACGACCATCCCTGAAAATTTCACACCTCATAAAGCTGTGAAGAGGATTTATGAACAACGAGCTCAAATGATTGAAACTGGGGAAGATATTGACTGGGGATTTGCTGAGGCACTTGCCTATGCCACCTTGCTTATTGAAGGCAACCATGTTCGATTAAGTGGTCAGGATGTTGAAAGAGGAACTTTTAGTCACCGGCATGCTGTGGTTCACGATCAGAAAACAGGGGATAAATATTGTCCCCTTGACCATGTTATAATGAACCAAGATGAAGAGATGTTTACTGTTAGCAATAG CTCACTTTCTGAGTTTGGTGTTCTTGGATTTGAATTGGGTTACTCAATGGAAAATCCCAATTCATTGATAATTTGGGAGGCTCAGTTTGGTGATTTTGCTAATGGTGCCCATGTGATATTTGACAATTTCTTGGCTTCTGGTGAGGCTAAGTGGCTCCGTCAGACTGGCCTTGTTGTGTTACTTCCTCATGGTTATGATGGCCAGGGTCCAGAGCATTCAAGTGCAAGATTGGAACGCTTTCTTCAG ATGGCTGATGACAACCCTCATGTTATCCCTGAGATGGATCCAACTCTTCGGAAACAGATTCAAGAGTGTAATTTGCAGATTGTGAATGTCACAACTCCTGCTAATTTTTTCCATGTTCTAAGGAGGCAG GTACATAGAGAATTCCGTAAACCTCTCATTGTAATGTCCCCTAAGAACCTGCTTCGTAGTAAGGTTTGTAGATCAAATTTATCTGAGTTTGATGACGTCCAAGGCCACCCAGGTTTTGACAAACAGGGAACAAGATTTAAGCGTCTCATAAAAGACCAAAACTATCACTCAGATGTTGAGGAGGGTATTAGGAGATTAGTTCTTTGCTCTGGAAAG GTTTACTATGAACTTGATGAACACAGAACTAAGGTTGAAGCAAAGGATGTTGCAATTTGTAGGGTGGAACAGCTTTGTCCTTTCCCTTACGACCTTGTCCAACGAGAGCTTAAACGATATCCAA ATGCGGAAGTTGTTTGGTGTCAAGAAGAGCCAATGAACATGGGTGGATACACTTACATTTTGCCCAGACTTGTATCTTCGATGAAAGCTGTGAATAGAGGAGGTTATGACGATGTGAAATATGTTGGTCGTGCTCCATCTGCAGCCACAGCCACCGGTTTTCTCAAGGTTCACCAGAAGGAGCAGACTGAGATTGCTGAGAAAGCCCTTCAACAGGAACCAATTGATTTCCCTTACTGA